From Anopheles funestus chromosome 3RL, idAnoFuneDA-416_04, whole genome shotgun sequence, a single genomic window includes:
- the LOC125770262 gene encoding zinc finger and SCAN domain-containing protein 31-like has product MDHSSARLISIKIEPIGKDYHLKYNENNIELPEEDICFEGTISDEEFKYETDNELENVSESKPIPNGALSRTTIKRRKKRKFCAICGKYLNNIAEHRRMHLNIRVQQCPYCDKTFVHRSNLYAHLNIHTQERIYKCEYCDSEFTCIQGLKQHRTIHFEGQYECTICNRKYNRKFYLRIHEQRVHMPKEKHKCLHCDREFLNPKLKEEHMKIHEDDTMQECNICHRVYSARKNLFRHIRTAHTAHLDEG; this is encoded by the exons ATGGATCATTCCAGTGCACGATTGATCAGTATCAAAATAGAACCGATCGGCAAAGATTACCATTTAAAGTACAATGAGAACAACATCGAACTACCGGAAGAAGATATCTGCTTCGAAGGAACAATTTCGGATGAAGAGTTTAAGTATGAAACTGATAACGAATTAGAAAACGTTTCCGAAAGTAAACCGATCCCAAATGGCGCTCTGTCGCGCACCACAATAAAGCGAAGAAAGAAGCGCAAATTTTGTGCGATATGTGGAAAGTATTTGAACAACATTGCCGAGCACCGTCGAATGCATCTAAATATCCGCGTCCAGCAATGCCCATACTGCGACAAGACTTTTGTACATCGTTCGAATCTGTACGCCCATCTTAATATTCACACGCAGGAGCGTATCTACAAGTGTGAATATTGTGACAGCGAGTTTACCTGCATACAGGGTCTGAAACAGCATCGTACGATTCACTTTGAGGGTCAGTATGAGTGTACCATATGCAACAGGAAGTATAACCGGAAGTTTTACCTTCGCATCCACGAACAACGGGTGCACATGCCAAAGGAGAAGCACAAATGCCTACATTGCGACAGAGAGTTCCTCAATCC AAAACTGAAGGAAGAGCATATGAAGATCCACGAAGACGACACAATGCAGGAATGCAACATATGCCATCGAGTTTAcagtgcgagaaaaaatcttttccgCCACATAAGAACTGCCCATACGGCACATTTGGACGAAGGATGA
- the LOC125770275 gene encoding ras-related protein Ral-a isoform X1 codes for MSKKPTTGPALHKVIMVGSGGVGKSALTLQFMYDEFVEDYEPTKADSYRKKVVLDGEEVQIDILDTAGQEDYAAIRDNYFRSGEGFLCVFSITEDDSFQATQEFREQILRVKNDENIPFLLVGNKCDLNDKRKVPLSECQSRAQQWGVPYVETSAKTRENVDKVFFDLMRQIRSRKTEDSKTTNGRVKDKSKRRKIKCMPL; via the exons ATGTCGAAAAAACCGACTACGGGCCCGGCCCTGCATAAAGTTATCATGGTGGGTAGCGGTGGTGTGGGCAAATCCGCACTAACGCTACAGTTCATGTACGACGAGTTCGTGGAGGATTACGAACCAACGAAAGCAGACAGCTACCGTAAAAAG GTGGTACTGGATGGGGAGGAAGTCCAAATCGATATCCTCGATACGGCGGGCCAGGAAGACTATGCCGCAATCCGGGACAACTACTTCCGCAGTGGAGAAGGCTTCCTATGTGTGTTTTCCATCACGGAAGACGACAGCTTTCAAGCGACTCAGGAATTCCG GGAACAAATATTACGTGTGAAGAACGatgaaaatattccatttctGCTGGTGGGCAATAAATGCGATTTGAATGACAAACGGAAGGTACCGCTATCGGAGTGTCAATCCCGTGCCCAACAGTGGGGTGTGCCATACGTTGAAACATCGGCTAAAACACGCGAAAATGTGGACAAG GTGTTCTTTGATCTGATGCGTCAGATACGCTCACGAAAGACGGAAGATTCCAAGACAACAAACGGTCGCGTTAAAGACAAATCCAAGCGGCGAAAAATCAAATGTATGCCATTATAG
- the LOC125770237 gene encoding sphingolipid delta(4)-desaturase DES1 has protein sequence MGQHVSRTDFEWTYTEEPHASRRKMILEKYPQIKKLFGYDPQFKWVASAMVLTQLAMLFVVKDQSWKMVLLLAYCFGGVINHSLMLACHEIAHNLAFGHARPMANRLFGFFCNLPIGLPMSVSFKKYHLEHHRYQGDEVIDTDLPTYLEAKLFCTTVGKFFWVCLQPLFYIFRPLIVNPKPPQKLELVNGVIQLAFNTIIVQYFGWKVMIYLIVGSLLAMGLHPVAGHFISEHYMFAKGFETYSYYGPLNWITFNVGYHNEHHDFPAVPGRLLPEVKRIAPEFYDNIPQHTSWTRVLFDFITDPAVGPYARIKRKARGLES, from the coding sequence ATGGGACAGCACGTATCCCGCACGGACTTCGAATGGACCTACACCGAGGAACCACACGCAAGCCGGCGGAAAATGATCCTGGAAAAGTACCCCCAGATCAAGAAGCTTTTCGGGTACGATCCACAATTCAAATGGGTTGCCAGTGCGATGGTCCTCACCCAGCTAGCGATGCTGTTCGTCGTGAAGGATCAGTCGTGGAAAATGGTGCTCCTGCTGGCCTACTGTTTCGGTGGTGTGATTAACCATTCGCTGATGCTGGCGTGCCATGAAATAGCTCACAATCTAGCATTTGGGCACGCGCGACCGATGGCGAATCGGTTGTTTGGCTTCTTTTGCAACCTTCCGATCGGTTTGCCGATGTCTGTGTCGTTCAAGAAGTACCATCTAGAGCACCACCGTTACCAGGGCGACGAAGTGATCGACACGGATCTACCAACGTACCTGGAGGCGAAACTGTTCTGCACGACGGTTGGCAAATTCTTCTGGGTTTGTTTGCAGCCGCTGTTCTACATCTTTCGGCCACTGATTGTGAATCCGAAACCACCGCAGAAGCTCGAACTGGTCAACGGTGTCATACAACTCGCCTTCAACACGATCATTGTGCAGTATTTCGGCTGGAAAGTGATGATTTATCTGATAGTCGGATCGCTGCTCGCGATGGGCCTCCATCCCGTAGCCGGTCATTTCATCTCCGAACACTACATGTTCGCGAAAGGCTTCGAAACGTACTCGTACTATGGTCCGCTGAATTGGATCACCTTTAACGTGGGGTACCACAACGAACATCACGATTTTCCGGCCGTGCCCGGACGGTTACTGCCGGAAGTGAAGCGAATTGCGCCAGAATTCTACGACAACATCCCGCAGCACACGTCCTGGACGCGGGTGCTGTTCGATTTCATCACCGATCCGGCCGTCGGACCGTACGCTCGTATCAAGCGTAAAGCCCGCGGGCTGGAATCGTAA
- the LOC125770193 gene encoding ATP synthase subunit beta, mitochondrial, translating into MFSTMKSLMTTAVRAEQMLARSYAAKAAAKAAAGAQGKVVAVIGAVVDVQFDEQLPPILNALEVQGRTARLVLEVAQHLGENTVRTIAMDGTEGLVRGQRVLDTGSPIRIPVGAETLGRIINVIGEPIDERGPIDTNLSAPIHAEAPEFIEMSVEQEILVTGIKVVDLLAPYAKGGKIGLFGGAGVGKTVLIMELINNVAKAHGGYSVFAGVGERTREGNDLYNEMIEGGVISLKDKSSKVALVYGQMNEPPGARARVALTGLTVAEYFRDQEGQDVLLFIDNIFRFTQAGSEVSALLGRIPSAVGYQPTLATDMGSMQERITTTKKGSITSVQAIYVPADDLTDPAPATTFAHLDATTVLSRAIAELGIYPAVDPLDSTSRIMDPNIIGAEHYNIARGVQKILQDYKSLQDIIAILGMDELSEEDKLTVARARKIQRFLSQPFQVAEVFTGHAGKLVPLEETIKGFTKILNGELDHLPEVAFYMVGPIEEVVEKAERLAKEAA; encoded by the coding sequence ATGTTTTCGACGATGAAATCGCTCATGACCACCGCGGTCCGGGCGGAGCAGATGCTGGCCCGGTCGTACGCGGCCAAAGCCGCGGCAAAAGCTGCTGCTGGAGCACAGGGTAAGGTTGTGGCCGTCATCGGTGCCGTCGTGGATGTACAGTTCGACGAGCAGCTGCCGCCGATTCTGAATGCGCTGGAAGTGCAGGGCCGTACCGCCCGGCTGGTGCTGGAGGTTGCGCAACATCTGGGAGAGAACACCGTCCGCACCATCGCTATGGACGGTACGGAGGGTCTCGTGCGTGGACAGCGCGTCCTCGACACTGGATCGCCCATCCGTATTCCGGTGGGTGCGGAAACGCTCGGCCGTATCATCAACGTGATCGGTGAGCCGATCGATGAGCGCGGTCCGATCGACACCAATCTGTCCGCACCGATTCACGCGGAAGCCCCTGAGTTCATCGAGATGAGCGTCGAGCAGGAGATTCTGGTGACGGGAATTAAGGTGGTGGATCTGCTGGCCCCGTACGCGAAGGGAGGTAAGATCGGTCTGTTCGGTGGTGCCGGTGTCGGCAAGACCGTACTGATCATGGAGCTGATCAACAACGTCGCTAAGGCCCATGGTGGATACTCCGTGTTCGCCGGTGTCGGTGAACGTACCCGTGAGGGTAACGATCTGTACAACGAGATGATTGAGGGTGGTGTCATCTCGCTGAAGGATAAGTCCTCCAAGGTAGCGCTGGTGTACGGTCAGATGAACGAGCCGCCCGGTGCCCGTGCTCGTGTCGCGCTGACTGGACTGACCGTGGCCGAGTACTTCCGTGACCAGGAGGGTCAGGATGTGCTGCTGTTCATTGACAACATTTTCCGCTTCACCCAGGCCGGTTCGGAGGTGTCTGCCCTGCTGGGTCGTATCCCGTCCGCTGTCGGTTACCAGCCAACTCTGGCCACGGACATGGGTAGCATGCAGGAGCGCATTACCACCACGAAGAAGGGTTCCATCACGTCGGTACAGGCTATCTATGTGCCGGCTGACGATTTGACCGATCCGGCTCCGGCCACCACCTTCGCTCACTTGGACGCCACCACTGTGCTGTCGCGTGCTATCGCCGAGTTGGGTATCTATCCGGCCGTAGATCCGCTCGATTCGACCTCGCGTATCATGGATCCGAACATCATCGGCGCGGAGCACTACAACATTGCCCGTGGCGTGCAGAAAATCCTGCAGGATTACAAGTCGCTTCAGGACATCATTGCCATCCTGGGTATGGATGAGTTGTCCGAGGAGGACAAGCTGACCGTGGCGCGTGCCCGCAAGATCCAGCGTTTCCTGTCGCAGCCGTTCCAGGTCGCTGAGGTGTTCACCGGACACGCTGGCAAGCTGGTACCGCTCGAAGAAACAATCAAGGGCTTCACCAAGATCCTGAACGGTGAGCTCGACCATCTGCCGGAGGTCGCCTTCTACATGGTTGGCCCGATCGAAGAGGTCGTCGAGAAGGCCGAGCGTTTGGCAAAGGAAGCTGCCTAA
- the LOC125770270 gene encoding ubiquitin carboxyl-terminal hydrolase, with product MDVWLPLESNPEVLSNYMVKLGVSPLWSIVDIYGMDDELLDMVPKPVKSLIFLFPCSKAHEEFRAKEDEELKGKNAEHPKTLFFTRQFVHNACGTIAVIHAILNNPDIEIEQGSVLKKYFDNAKELSPDERGELLNKNVDLKATHEENAQQGQTATPNINDTVYHHFIAFVHVDGTLYELDGRKNFPVAHGKTTPETLLKDSVKVCKKFIELDPSEVRFTLLGLVPTQ from the exons ATGGACGTTTGGCTGCCATTGGAATCCAACCCCGAA GTACTGTCTAACTATATGGTCAAGTTGGGCGTATCGCCCCTCTGGAGCATCGTCGACATCTATGGAATGGATGACGAACTTCTGGACATGGTTCCGAAGCCGGTCAAATCGTTGATCTTTCTATTTCCCTGCTCCAAAGCG CATGAAGAGTTTCGTGCCAAGGAAGATGAGGAACTGAAGGGTAAAAATGCCGAGCATCCGAAAACCCTGTTTTTCACACGCCAGTTCGTCCACAATGCCTGCGGTACGATTGCCGTGATTCACGCCATTCTTAACAACCCGGACATTGAGATTGAACAGGGCAGTGTGTTGAAGAAATATTTCGACAATGCCAAAGAACTCTCACCTGACGAGCGCGGTGAGCTATTGAACAAGAATGTGGATTTGAAGGCAACGCACGAGGAGAATGCGCAGCAGGGCCAAACCGCCACTCCTAACATAAACGATACGGTGTACCATCATTTTATCGCGTTTGTACATGTGGATGGTACGCTGTACGAGCTGGACGGAAGAAAAAATTTCCCAGTCGCTCACGGTAAAACAACTCCGGAAACGTTGCTGAAAGATTCGGTAAAGGTGTGCAAAAAGTTCATCGAACTGGATCCATCCGAGGTGCGCTTCACGCTGCTAGGACTCGTACCGACGCAGTAA
- the LOC125770176 gene encoding glucose dehydrogenase [FAD, quinone]-like: protein MLFTLFNYYCIVGFYAIGVLIATCAFELFFYVAYLNDLRTIPVSSEYDYIIVGSGTAGSWIAARIPSDNVLLLEAGPTWNRLMDIPLFLPLLQGTQYDWQYLSEPQTHSCWAMKENRSRWPMGKVVGGTHMLNNMIHFKADRKDFSNWFVKSQDLNRFLEFFELDLWPNVERGFTTELGRVFIDAAKNLGFRDDEFFQPLLTTRNGRRWTTAHEYEKAQRSGHEKMTNSLVEKIIVDKGIARSVLVSRAGLRFPVSARKGIILTAGTVGSTKILLHSGIGPRSELEQLGIKTLINLPQVGKNLQDHIGTGSELLLIRKSLNLHPVDLVHPKNLLNYFTSNHQRSSLSFGGCEAVGFVSLGSNYTSDLQFMVLPAGLTSDGGVHLRKILNIKDSVWHDYYEPLLRMGQSAVTVLPILLHPKSNGQIFLRSANVRDTPVIDPNYLTSRDDVNVLIKGIRLLQKITQQPSASEIGLEFNPKPFPGCTKQPFDSDAYWECYIRSVTHTIYHPVGTCRMGTTSADSVVSSTDLRVHGVQNLFVADASVMPGLPSGNPNSVAMAIAEYFVRSNFPSSETLVK from the exons ATGCTGTTCACTTTATTCAACTATTATTGCATCGTGGGCTTTTATGCAATCGGAGTATTGATTGCAACATGTGCATTTGAACTGTTTTTCTACGTAGCCTATTTGAACGATCTGCGAACGATACCGGTAAGTAGTGAGTATGATTATATCATCGTCGGAAGCGGGACAGCTGGTTCCTGGATTGCAGCCCGAATTCCATCCGACAATGTGCTTCTCTTAGAAGCAGGCCCTACGTGGAATAGGTTGATGGATATTCCGCTATTTTTACCGCTACTGCAAGGTACACAATATGATTGGCAATATCTATCAGAACCGCAAACACATTCGTGTTGGGCCATGAAAGAAAATCGCAGCCGTTGGCCAATGG GTAAAGTAGTCGGTGGCACACACATGCTGAACAACATGATTCACTTCAAGGCGGACCGGAAAGATTTCTCTAATTGGTTTGTAAAGTCTCAAGATTTAAACCGCTTCTTGGAGTTTTTCGAACTCGACCTATGGCCAAATGTTGAACGTGGTTTTACTACCGAGCTCGGACGAGTTTTCATTGACGCTGCGAAAAACCTCGGGTTCAGAGATGATGAATTTTTTCAACCATTACTTACGACAAGGAACGGCAGAAGATGGACGACAGCACATGAGTATGAAAAGGCTCAGCGAAGCGGGCACGAAAAAATGACAAACAGTCtggtggaaaaaataatagtCGATAAAGGAATCGCTAGAAGCGTGCTGGTTTCCCGAGCAGGACTGCGATTTCCGGTAAGCGCCAGGAAAGGAATCATTTTAACTGCAGGAACAGTAGGCTCAACCAAAATATTGCTTCACAGTGGCATTGGACCACGGTCGGAGCTGGAGCAGCTGGGAATCAAAACACTTATCAATCTGCCACAGGTTGGAAAGAACCTGCAAGATCATATAGGCACCGGATCGGAGCTGCTTTTAATACGGAAGTCCTTAAACCTTCATCCGGTTGATCTCGTCCATCCTAAAAATCTTCTAAATTACTTTACGAGCAATCATCAACGATCGTCTCTTTCGTTCGGCGGATGTGAAGCAGTTGGTTTCGTTTCCCTCGGCAGTAATTACACGAGCGATCTTCAATTTATGGTACTTCCAGCCGGTCTCACTTCCGACGGCGGTGTACACTTGCGGAAGATACTTAACATAAAAGATTCCGTTTGGCACGATTATTATGAACCGCTTTTGAGGATGGGGCAGTCAGCCGTCACGGTTTTACCAATTCTGCTGCATCCAAAAAGCAATGGACAAATCTTTCTCCGAAGTGCGAATGTACGAGACACCCCAGTTATCGATCCCAATTATCTAACTTCGAGGGACGATGTAAACGTTCTCATCAAAGGAATTCGTTTGCTGCAAAAGATCACTCAACAACCGTCCGCAAGTGAAATAGGGCTAGAATTTAACCCGAAACCATTTCCCGGCTGCACAAAGCAACCGTTCGATAGTGATGCGTACTGGGAATGCTACATTCGATCAGTTACGCACACTATTTACCATCCGGTGGGTACATGTCGGATGGGAACCACAAGTGCTGATTCGGTTGTGTCATCCACTGATCTTCGTGTGCACGGTGTGCAGAATTTGTTCGTGGCGGATGCGTCCGTTATGCCGGGTCTGCCAAGCGGAAATCCTAATTCAGTAGCAATGGCCATTGCTGAGTATTTTGTACGATCAAATTTTCCATCCTCAGAAACGctggtgaaataa
- the LOC125770174 gene encoding negative elongation factor B, whose product MNPAQKITHSGLEEVNVPGPVFLKAALSECDDPLKAIESFQVENGILLPSLRPMLPLLDLHGVRRLDFHTSVLEELRDKLIAHINELGAKEGRQRDLKLKELLVKSFPVVRVKALRPVVMCILRNTPHIEDKYLRILVRDRELYQDTDTEVKRQIWRDNQSLFGDEVSPLLSQYIREKEHILFDHLNLNNLFFTPTPKVRRQGEVVQKLAHMIGNSVKLYDMVLQFLRTLFLRTRNVHYCTLRAELLMALHDLEVQDIISVDPCHKFTWCLDACIREKNVDMKRSRELQGFLDNIKRGQEQVLGDLSMTLCDPYAINFLATSAIKILQHLINNEGLPRENQILVLLLRMLALGLSAWVMIDSQDFKEPKLDSQVVTKFLPALMSLMVDDQVRHLHSKLPPDERESAITTIEHSGPAPDAVEAYIQENAVASILAMYYTLHTARQKDRVGILRVMAILASCKDDRAYEDPFLHSLIALIIPMSEEFANEDFCTGLFDEFLFAGLTRDNVTRHMLKLLWYIHQKLPQARLMTLMKALQPTAQHHESVHKLYENLQKRVGALTQEPQPEPMETDFDSPLKNVPTPGPHYVS is encoded by the exons ATGAATCCTGCCCAAAAAATCACTCATTCCGGTCTAGAGGAAGTTAACGTTCCGGGACCGGTGTTCTTGAAGGCTGC CCTTTCCGAGTGTGACGATCCGCTGAAAGCAATCGAATcgtttcaagtggaaaatggcATCCTACTACCATCGTTACGGCCCATGCTTCCGTTGCTGGATCTGCACGGTGTACGGCGACTGGACTTTCATACATCCGTACTGGAAGAGTTGCGTGATAAGCTGATCGCACACATCAACGAGCTGGGCGCGAAAGAGGGCCGTCAGCGAGACTTGAAGCTGAAGGAGCTGCTGGTGAAAAGCTTCCCGGTCGTGCGCGTTAAAGCACTCCGGCCGGTCGTTATGTGTATTCTGCGCAATACACCCCACATAGAGGACAAGTATCTGCGGATCTTGGTGCGTGATCGGGAACTTTACCAGGACACAGACACGGAAGTGAAGCGCCAGATTTGGCGCGACAATCAGTCACTGTTCGGGGACGAAGTTTCACCTCTATTGTCGCAGTACATTCGCGAAAAAGAACACATTCTGTTCGATCATCTTAATCTTAACAATTTGTTCTTTACACCAACGCCGAAAGTCCGCCGACAGGGCGAGGTGGTACAGAAGCTTGCTCACATGATTGGCAACAGTGTGAAGCTGTACGACATGGTACTACAGTTTCTTCGGACATTATTTTTACGCACACGAAACGTGCACTACTGTACGCTTCGGGCCGAACTTCTAATGGCGCTGCACGATCTCGAGGTACAGGACATCATATCGGTGGATCCGTGCCACAAGTTTACCTGGTGTTTGGATGCATGCATCCGCGAAAAGAATGTCGATATGAAGCGTTCGCGTGAGCTGCAGGGATTCCTGGATAACATCAAGCGTGGCCAGGAGCAGGTGCTGGGCGATCTATCCATGACACTGTGCGATCCGTACGCGATCAACTTTCTGGCTACGTCCGCCATCAAAATTTTGCAGCATCTCATCAATAACGAGGGACTTCCGAGGGAGAACCAGATCCTGGTACTGTTGCTGCGCATGCTTGCCCTCGGTCTGTCCGCTTGGGTCATGATCGATTCGCAAGATTTCAAGGAACCGAAACTGGACAGCCAGGTGGTAACGAAGTTTCTGCCCGCCCTAATGTCCCTAATGGTGGACGATCAAGTACGCCATCTGCACTCCAAGCTGCCACCGGACGAGCGCGAAAGTGCCATCACGACAATAGAACACTCCGGACCGGCACCGGATGCGGTGGAAGCTTACATTCAGGAAAATGCAGTCGCATCAATACTTGCGATGTACTACACACTACACACCGCACGCCAGAAAGACCGTGTCGGTATACTGCGCGTCATGGCCATACTTGCCTCCTGCAAGGACGATCGTGCGTACGAGGATCCGTTCCTTCATTCGTTGATCGCTCTCATCATACCGATGTCGGAGGAGTTCGCCAACGAAGACTTCTGTACGGGACTGTTCGATGAATTCCTGTTCGCCGGATTAACGCGCGATAACGTTACGCGGCACATGCTGAAGCTGCTCTGGTACATCCACCAGAAGCTCCCGCAGGCACGTCTGATGACACTGATGAAGGCACTACAACCGACCGCACAGCATCACGAGAGCGTGCACAAGCTGTACGAAAATCTGCAGAAACGAGTCGGTGCCCTCACGCAGGAACCGCAACCAGAACCAATGGAAACGGATTTTGATTCGCCGCTTAAAAATGTCCCCACACCGGGACCACATTACGTGAGTTAA
- the LOC125770275 gene encoding ras-related protein Ral-a isoform X2: MSKKPTTGPALHKVIMVGSGGVGKSALTLQFMYDEFVEDYEPTKADSYRKKVVLDGEEVQIDILDTAGQEDYAAIRDNYFRSGEGFLCVFSITEDDSFQATQEFREQILRVKNDENIPFLLVGNKCDLNDKRKVPLSECQSRAQQWGVPYVETSAKTRENVDKIFYDLIRDISNRKKQSQSTVPQPNRDKKGCCRIL; encoded by the exons ATGTCGAAAAAACCGACTACGGGCCCGGCCCTGCATAAAGTTATCATGGTGGGTAGCGGTGGTGTGGGCAAATCCGCACTAACGCTACAGTTCATGTACGACGAGTTCGTGGAGGATTACGAACCAACGAAAGCAGACAGCTACCGTAAAAAG GTGGTACTGGATGGGGAGGAAGTCCAAATCGATATCCTCGATACGGCGGGCCAGGAAGACTATGCCGCAATCCGGGACAACTACTTCCGCAGTGGAGAAGGCTTCCTATGTGTGTTTTCCATCACGGAAGACGACAGCTTTCAAGCGACTCAGGAATTCCG GGAACAAATATTACGTGTGAAGAACGatgaaaatattccatttctGCTGGTGGGCAATAAATGCGATTTGAATGACAAACGGAAGGTACCGCTATCGGAGTGTCAATCCCGTGCCCAACAGTGGGGTGTGCCATACGTTGAAACATCGGCTAAAACACGCGAAAATGTGGACAAG aTCTTTTACGATCTGATACGGGACATCTCgaacagaaagaaacaaagcCAAAGCACGGTCCCGCAGCCAAACCGGGACAAGAAGGGCTGCTGTCGGATCCTTTGA
- the LOC125770211 gene encoding zinc finger protein 724-like — MEQSCRLCTKNEQTLSSIASYHFHAVEQAATVGLEHLIEQYLAISVNPSTYDPLICVHCLKQIEEWHAFRESCQQHNRLIQEKKIQRQDKVLKTETPYELYITEYGTKFDERSNDKTEEQLEEDFEEDVMQLPSETESSNHVPNVSRSPAKKSKQNDPSREVSRRTRKDVHKLLVTKRKRGRPKKFKETPERLKPPKLDQPARKQRPMPKICTICGVARTDMAAHMRWHNNERPYQCPHCPKIFLNSSNLKNHINLHTREKMYKCDLCDKEFPSTTGRSKHRETHTTERSHLCSVCGKSFKYRASLARHKLIHFEEPKEKCSMCDMLFLTKTRLSKHFLVHMNVKPFSCDICGKAFNRKDNLKTHKKTHATGKRIEKKQVKEEDTVRTDQSSEVTT, encoded by the exons ATGGAGCAATCTTGCCGATTATGTacgaaaaacgaacaaacactTTCCAGTATAGCGAGCTATCACTTTCATGCCGTGGAACAAGCAGCTACCGTCGGACTGGAGCATCTGATTGAACAGTATTTAGCAATTAGT GTAAATCCATCCACATATGATCCTCTGATTTGTGTTCACTGTTTGAAGCAGATAGAAGAATGGCATGCGTTTCGCGAAAGTTGCCAACAGCACAATCGCTTAATTCAggagaagaaaatacaaaGACAGGACAAAGTGCTCAAAACCGAAACACCATACGAACTATACATTACCGAATATGGAACAAAATTCGACGAGCGATCAAACGATAAGACAGAAGAACAACTGGAGGAAGATTTCGAGGAGGACGTGATGCAATTGCCTTCGGAAACGGAAAGTTCAAACCATGTGCCAAATGTATCACGTAGTCCAGCAAAGAAATCCAAACAAAATGATCCATCGAGAGAAGTAAGCCGACGAACTCGGAAGGATGTTCACAAATTGCTCGTAACGAAAAGGAAACGAGGACGTCCTAAAAAGTTTAAAGAGACGCCCGAGCGGTTAAAACCCCCGAAACTGGACCAGCCGGCAAGAAAACAACGACCTATGCCAAAAATTTGCACAATATGTGGCGTTGCACGAACCGACATGGCAGCTCATATGCGCTGGCACAACAATGAGAGACCGTATCAGTGTCCGCACTGTCCCAAGATATTCCTAAACAGTTCGAACTTGAAAAATCACATCAATCTGCACACGCGtgagaaaatgtacaaatgCGATCTCTGCGATAAGGAGTTTCCAAGCACCACGGGACGCAGCAAACATCGGGAAACGCACACCACGGAACGATCCCATCTTTGTTCCGTTTGtggaaaatcgttcaagtaTCGAGCATCGCTGGCACGGCACAAACTGATCCATTTCGAGGAACCGAaggaaaaatgttcaatgtgcGATATGTTGTTCTTGACAAA AACTCGACTAAGCAAACACTTTTTAGTGCACATGAACGTAAAGCCGTTTAGTTGTGACATCTGCGGAAAAGCATTCAACCGGAAGGACAATCttaaaacacacaagaaaacgcaTGCAACGGGGAAAAGAATCGAGAAAAAGCAGGTAAAGGAGGAGGATACGGTAAGAACTGATCAATCTTCTGAAGTGACCACATGA